A genomic segment from Candidatus Viadribacter manganicus encodes:
- a CDS encoding MJ0042-type zinc finger domain-containing protein has protein sequence MVIGAAERIVTMILTCTSCSTRYYADDAAIGPAGRTVRCAACGFSWFAEPQLELRAPADAPLARTAEAPAQEPLTRERVERLRRAAEQPGPAPSAAAKFRQQQTDRMRRDRNRAALLVWGATGAALAASATGMVAFRQDVAELWPRSASAFAALGLDVNVYGLEFYDLAVERDFNGATPVLVVSGEVRNIGRDDKLVPPVRISLRDTRSHEIFELVNAITDQPIAAGAAVPFQIRVENPPTEAVDLEATFASFGEQSLAGGPAHVSPPAVAPQDELLLDEPLDPAHELVDPSHPTTTSELGPVDGLALRFTAG, from the coding sequence GTGGTTATTGGGGCAGCTGAACGTATCGTTACCATGATCCTTACATGCACGTCTTGTTCGACCCGCTATTACGCGGATGACGCAGCGATCGGTCCGGCCGGTCGGACGGTGCGTTGCGCGGCATGCGGCTTCTCCTGGTTCGCCGAACCGCAGCTTGAGCTGCGCGCCCCGGCAGATGCGCCCCTGGCGCGGACCGCCGAAGCGCCCGCACAAGAACCTCTTACACGTGAACGTGTCGAAAGATTGCGTCGCGCCGCCGAGCAACCGGGGCCCGCGCCATCGGCCGCCGCGAAATTCCGCCAACAGCAAACCGACCGCATGCGCCGTGATCGCAATCGCGCTGCGTTGCTGGTTTGGGGCGCCACTGGCGCTGCCCTTGCGGCAAGTGCGACCGGCATGGTCGCCTTCCGTCAGGACGTTGCTGAGCTGTGGCCGCGTTCGGCCAGCGCGTTCGCCGCGCTTGGCTTGGACGTCAACGTTTACGGTCTTGAGTTCTACGACCTCGCCGTAGAGCGCGACTTCAACGGCGCGACGCCTGTGCTCGTTGTCTCTGGTGAAGTTCGCAACATCGGCCGTGACGACAAGCTCGTTCCGCCGGTTCGCATTTCGCTGCGCGACACGCGCTCGCACGAAATCTTCGAGCTGGTGAACGCGATCACCGATCAACCGATCGCTGCTGGCGCCGCCGTGCCGTTCCAAATCCGCGTCGAGAACCCACCGACGGAAGCGGTCGATCTTGAAGCGACGTTCGCGAGCTTTGGCGAGCAATCGCTTGCTGGCGGTCCAGCGCACGTTTCACCGCCGGCTGTCGCGCCGCAAGACGAACTGCTTCTCGATGAGCCGCTCGATCCCGCGCATGAGTTGGTCGATCCTTCGCACCCGACGACGACGAGCGAGTTGGGTCCGGTTGACGGTCTCGCGCTGCGCTTCACCGCCGGCTAA
- a CDS encoding phosphoribosyltransferase: MRILLSAEEISQRVNALADRFSAQVNDDWTVVALLQGAIPFAADLMRALEVRGSHPIFDSLWLESYRDARESSGKVVVRSDISRAIEGRGVLIVDDVFDSGRTIAYARAHLMAKGAAQTLACAFVRKPEALGQDIDAIGWDGPADFLIGYGMDDKGRYRGLPYIAALD, from the coding sequence GTGCGCATACTTCTTTCTGCGGAAGAGATCAGCCAGCGCGTCAATGCGCTGGCTGATCGCTTTTCGGCGCAAGTCAATGACGACTGGACCGTCGTCGCGCTGTTGCAGGGCGCCATTCCATTTGCGGCCGATCTTATGCGCGCACTCGAAGTGCGCGGCTCTCATCCAATCTTCGATTCACTTTGGCTCGAGAGTTATCGCGACGCGCGCGAAAGTAGCGGCAAGGTTGTCGTCCGCTCCGATATATCGCGCGCCATTGAAGGGCGCGGGGTACTGATCGTCGACGATGTGTTCGATAGCGGCCGTACGATCGCCTATGCGCGCGCGCACCTGATGGCGAAGGGCGCCGCGCAGACGCTCGCCTGTGCGTTTGTGCGCAAGCCGGAGGCGCTCGGCCAGGACATCGATGCAATCGGCTGGGACGGGCCTGCCGACTTTCTGATCGGCTACGGCATGGACGATAAGGGCCGCTACCGCGGGCTCCCCTATATCGCCGCCCTCGACTAG
- a CDS encoding M20/M25/M40 family metallo-hydrolase, with protein sequence MRVLAAGILALALCGCATAPDATTAAPAPTPLMTNAMSVARDHVAAHEEAIIRELRDLLALPNVASNPDDIRRNADAIVQMFARRGISARIIETPGAPVNVYAELAAPGATRTLLFYAHFDGQPVEPLDAWVTAPFTPTLRSGRFEDNAPIIPWERARYPLADDARIYARSSSDDKAPIVAMLAAIDAMRAANIPLSANLKFFLEGEEEAGSGHLAQSLDLHRDLLASDLWLFGDGPIDPRGLPRVSLGARGIATFRLTTYGPATSLHSGHYGNVAPNPAARLAHLIASMRADDGRITINGFSADPPSQRSRALAREGFDTEGMLSGPAIAETEAGLSYGESIMRPALNVTQLTYGGAGPQRNAIDSQASAGFDIRLTPGITPQRARELIEAHVRNQGYTLVDAPPTLEQRRSISYLARLEFGELGYASAASDLTNPAVRRIVDIARAATHDEVRIAPLMGGSLPIAPIGEVLNTPFVIVPIVNADNNQHAPNENLRMREFRQGVQFYAAFLAEGGNGW encoded by the coding sequence ATGCGGGTTTTGGCAGCTGGAATTCTAGCCTTGGCGCTGTGTGGATGCGCGACAGCGCCTGACGCGACCACAGCGGCGCCTGCACCGACACCGCTCATGACAAACGCGATGAGTGTCGCACGCGATCACGTCGCCGCGCACGAAGAGGCAATCATCCGCGAATTGCGCGATCTGCTGGCGTTGCCCAACGTCGCTTCAAACCCTGACGACATCCGGCGCAATGCCGACGCGATCGTCCAGATGTTCGCGCGTCGCGGCATCAGTGCGCGCATCATCGAAACGCCGGGTGCGCCGGTAAATGTCTACGCCGAACTTGCGGCTCCCGGCGCCACGCGCACACTTTTGTTCTATGCGCACTTTGATGGCCAGCCGGTTGAGCCGCTCGACGCGTGGGTGACGGCGCCTTTTACGCCCACCTTGCGCAGTGGCCGCTTTGAAGACAACGCGCCGATTATTCCGTGGGAGCGCGCTAGGTATCCGCTCGCTGACGACGCCCGCATCTACGCGCGCTCTTCAAGTGACGATAAAGCGCCGATCGTCGCCATGCTGGCGGCAATCGATGCAATGCGCGCGGCGAACATTCCGCTCTCGGCAAATCTCAAGTTCTTTCTCGAGGGCGAAGAGGAGGCCGGCTCCGGCCACCTCGCGCAATCGCTTGACCTGCATCGTGATCTGCTCGCTTCCGATCTTTGGCTTTTTGGCGATGGTCCGATCGATCCGCGTGGTTTGCCGCGCGTCTCTCTTGGCGCCCGCGGCATCGCAACGTTCCGGCTGACCACCTATGGCCCCGCGACGAGCCTGCATTCGGGCCATTATGGAAATGTTGCGCCCAATCCCGCCGCGCGTTTGGCGCATCTCATCGCGTCCATGCGCGCCGATGATGGACGCATCACCATCAATGGCTTCAGCGCCGATCCGCCGTCCCAGCGCTCGCGGGCTCTAGCGCGCGAGGGCTTCGATACCGAAGGCATGTTGAGCGGCCCAGCGATCGCAGAGACCGAAGCTGGATTGAGCTATGGCGAGTCGATCATGCGACCGGCGCTCAACGTAACGCAGCTTACGTATGGCGGCGCAGGTCCGCAGCGGAACGCCATCGATTCACAGGCCAGCGCCGGTTTCGATATTCGTCTCACCCCGGGCATCACCCCGCAGCGCGCGCGGGAGTTGATCGAAGCGCATGTGCGCAATCAGGGCTATACGCTCGTGGATGCCCCTCCAACGCTGGAGCAGAGGCGTTCGATTTCATATCTGGCGCGTCTTGAGTTTGGTGAGCTTGGGTATGCGTCCGCCGCATCCGATCTCACCAATCCTGCCGTTCGCCGTATCGTCGATATCGCGCGCGCCGCCACCCATGATGAGGTGCGTATCGCGCCGCTGATGGGCGGCAGCCTTCCGATTGCACCGATCGGCGAGGTTCTAAATACGCCGTTTGTGATCGTTCCGATCGTTAATGCCGACAACAACCAGCACGCGCCGAACGAAAACTTGCGGATGCGAGAATTCCGCCAAGGCGTGCAGTTTTATGCGGCGTTTTTGGCAGAGGGCGGCAACGGCTGGTAA